In a single window of the Pseudoxanthomonas sp. F37 genome:
- a CDS encoding response regulator: MDSKPGDSLHAARVLVVCDSGSDRRLLAEMIMQQVALEVATSNIEAAYQQAEAIKPSVLVLAFHELDEAESWYLGLFRASAQLASLRHKAIVLCKRADAVRAFQLCKDKRFDDYVVFWPISDDPRRLGMAVIAAVRALQESSAWNSRFSGIAANARHMAQLEQTVLDTLAAGDKAMGDVSRRLHGAGDGMQALVEGLSGMLPAPSYDAARALLVQVRECGDMTEVAEWATALKAHLESHLGHARAISAQTRHVEPEVLVVDDDEFQHRMIGHLLADAGLRLSYAKSASEAILLLRGWRPDLIMVDFGLPDTDGIELIRIVKANSELAGVPIILITGNSTREVAVESIKLGAVDFMVKPFDRNRLLSSIKKHIAMA, from the coding sequence GCCTGTTGGCCGAGATGATCATGCAGCAGGTCGCGCTCGAGGTGGCCACCTCGAACATCGAGGCCGCCTACCAGCAGGCCGAGGCCATCAAGCCGAGCGTGCTGGTGCTGGCGTTCCATGAGCTCGACGAGGCGGAGAGCTGGTACCTGGGACTGTTCCGGGCATCGGCGCAGCTGGCTTCGCTCCGGCACAAGGCGATCGTCCTGTGCAAGCGCGCCGACGCCGTGCGCGCCTTCCAGCTGTGCAAGGACAAGCGCTTCGACGACTATGTGGTCTTCTGGCCGATCAGCGACGACCCCCGCCGGCTGGGCATGGCGGTCATCGCCGCGGTGCGCGCCCTGCAGGAATCGAGTGCGTGGAACTCGCGCTTTTCCGGCATCGCGGCCAACGCCCGCCACATGGCGCAGCTGGAGCAGACCGTTCTGGACACCCTGGCCGCCGGCGACAAGGCCATGGGCGATGTCTCGCGCAGGCTGCACGGTGCCGGCGACGGCATGCAGGCGCTCGTCGAAGGACTGTCCGGCATGCTGCCCGCGCCGTCCTACGACGCCGCACGCGCGCTGCTGGTGCAGGTGCGCGAGTGCGGGGACATGACGGAAGTGGCGGAGTGGGCGACGGCGCTGAAGGCGCATCTGGAAAGCCATCTAGGCCATGCCCGTGCCATTTCCGCGCAGACCCGGCATGTGGAGCCCGAGGTGCTGGTGGTCGACGACGACGAATTCCAGCACCGCATGATCGGCCACCTGCTGGCCGACGCGGGGTTGCGGCTGAGCTATGCCAAGAGCGCGTCGGAGGCCATCCTGCTGCTCAGGGGCTGGCGGCCGGATCTGATCATGGTGGATTTCGGGCTTCCCGACACGGACGGGATCGAGCTGATACGGATCGTGAAGGCGAACAGCGAACTGGCTGGGGTCCCCATCATCCTGATCACCGGCAACAGCACGCGCGAGGTGGCGGTGGAGAGCATCAAGCTGGGGGCCGTGGACTTCATGGTGAAGCCGTTCGACCGCAACCGCCTGCTTTCCAGCATCAAGAAGCACATCGCGATGGCCTGA